Proteins found in one Methylobacterium sp. CB376 genomic segment:
- a CDS encoding chemotaxis protein CheA, whose protein sequence is MSDLLAQFLIEARDLIEGAADDLIALERAPDDAAALDRVFRAFHTLKGSVGLFDFPPFLALLHAAEDGFAAARAARRAEDGLVDRALQALDAASRFTEAIAASGALPPGAAREADGLGRLLRGGTEAEAPPDPPDAAVPDWAEALLAGAQPVAPGTGLVALRYRPRADCFFAGDDPIGLVRRVPALLALRLAPAGPWPEEVDVFACNLDIALLSAAPLAEVEAPFRLVRDQTRVAAFPAPAAPALPPLAAAILREQLDLVGAPGEAEGEAGRREAASRSAANALRAAGLAAASLAVLDAAAQGTQALSACLAALLARGVQTTPGGVQTTPGGVQTTPGGVQATPGGVETTPDGPRAAPGAAQAAPGERLLRVEAARIDRLVALAGDLVTARTGLGHLAARAEAGTEAAALARALRETDAQLGRLAGELHRGLAALRLVPLGPLFRRFPRPLREIARSLGKEVVLVQEGEEVAADRALVDALFEPLLHVIRNAVDHGLEEPQVRLAAGKPAAGRITLRAALVGETLAVTVADDGRGIDPERLRRRAAAAGLRAPEALAAMSDAAAIDLVFAPGFSTAERVSDLSGRGVGMDAVRAAAERLGGRVAIESEVGRGTAIRLLLPQRLALTRIVLVGVGPDLYGLPLEAVAEAARVPRAQIRAVGPGRAAVLRGRTVPVVRLASLLGAPGAEASGEARLVVLGSGADALALEVDRFGERLDVLTRPLPALAAAPGLGGTALLGDGRVLLVLDPPALLALALGEGAA, encoded by the coding sequence GTGAGCGACCTCCTCGCCCAGTTCCTGATCGAGGCGCGGGACCTGATCGAGGGCGCCGCCGACGACCTCATCGCCCTCGAGCGGGCGCCGGACGACGCGGCGGCCCTCGACCGGGTCTTCCGGGCCTTCCATACCCTGAAAGGGTCGGTCGGCCTGTTCGACTTCCCGCCCTTCCTGGCCCTCCTGCACGCGGCCGAGGACGGGTTCGCGGCGGCGCGAGCCGCGCGGCGCGCGGAGGACGGGCTGGTCGACCGCGCGCTGCAGGCCCTCGACGCCGCCTCCCGCTTCACCGAGGCGATCGCCGCGTCCGGCGCGCTGCCGCCCGGCGCCGCCCGGGAGGCGGACGGGCTCGGGCGGCTCCTGCGCGGCGGGACCGAGGCCGAGGCCCCGCCCGACCCGCCGGACGCGGCGGTGCCGGACTGGGCGGAGGCGCTCCTGGCGGGCGCGCAGCCGGTCGCGCCCGGCACGGGCCTCGTCGCCCTGCGCTACCGCCCGCGGGCGGATTGCTTCTTCGCGGGCGACGACCCGATCGGCCTGGTGCGGCGCGTCCCCGCGCTCCTGGCCCTGCGCCTCGCCCCGGCCGGGCCCTGGCCGGAAGAGGTCGACGTCTTCGCCTGCAACCTCGACATCGCGCTCCTCAGCGCCGCCCCCCTGGCCGAGGTCGAGGCGCCGTTCCGCCTCGTGCGCGACCAGACCCGCGTGGCGGCCTTCCCGGCCCCCGCCGCCCCCGCCCTGCCGCCGCTCGCCGCGGCGATCCTGCGCGAGCAGCTCGACCTCGTCGGCGCGCCGGGCGAGGCGGAGGGGGAGGCGGGCCGGCGCGAGGCCGCGTCCCGGTCCGCCGCCAACGCCCTGCGGGCGGCGGGGCTGGCAGCGGCCTCCCTGGCGGTCCTCGACGCCGCCGCGCAGGGCACGCAGGCCCTGTCCGCCTGCCTCGCGGCGCTGCTCGCGCGCGGGGTGCAAACCACCCCGGGCGGGGTGCAAACCACCCCGGGCGGGGTGCAAACCACCCCGGGCGGGGTGCAAGCCACCCCGGGCGGGGTGGAAACCACCCCGGACGGGCCGAGGGCCGCGCCGGGCGCGGCGCAGGCCGCGCCGGGCGAGCGCCTGCTTCGGGTCGAGGCGGCCCGGATCGACCGGCTCGTCGCGCTCGCCGGCGACCTCGTGACGGCCCGCACCGGCCTCGGCCACCTCGCGGCCCGGGCCGAGGCCGGGACGGAGGCCGCCGCCCTGGCCCGGGCCCTGCGCGAGACCGACGCGCAGCTCGGTCGCCTCGCCGGGGAATTGCACCGGGGCTTGGCGGCCCTGCGCCTCGTGCCGCTCGGCCCCCTGTTCCGGCGCTTCCCCCGGCCCCTGCGCGAGATCGCCCGCAGCCTCGGCAAGGAGGTCGTGCTGGTGCAGGAGGGCGAGGAGGTCGCGGCGGACCGGGCGCTGGTGGATGCGCTGTTCGAGCCCCTGCTCCACGTGATCCGCAACGCCGTCGATCACGGGCTGGAGGAGCCGCAGGTGCGTCTCGCCGCCGGCAAGCCCGCCGCGGGGCGGATCACCCTGCGGGCGGCGCTCGTCGGCGAGACGCTGGCGGTGACGGTCGCGGATGACGGGCGCGGCATCGATCCGGAGCGGCTGCGCCGCCGGGCCGCCGCCGCGGGCCTGCGCGCCCCCGAGGCCCTGGCGGCGATGAGCGACGCGGCCGCGATCGACCTCGTCTTCGCCCCCGGCTTCTCGACCGCCGAGCGGGTCAGCGACCTGTCCGGCCGCGGGGTCGGCATGGACGCGGTGCGGGCGGCGGCCGAGCGCCTCGGCGGGCGGGTCGCGATCGAGAGCGAGGTCGGCCGCGGCACCGCGATCCGCCTGCTCCTGCCGCAGCGCCTCGCCCTGACGCGGATCGTGCTGGTCGGCGTCGGACCCGACCTCTACGGCCTGCCCCTGGAGGCGGTGGCGGAGGCGGCGCGGGTGCCGCGCGCGCAGATCCGCGCGGTCGGTCCCGGCCGCGCCGCCGTCCTGCGCGGGCGGACCGTGCCGGTGGTCCGGCTCGCTTCCCTGCTCGGCGCGCCGGGGGCGGAGGCGTCCGGGGAGGCGCGCCTCGTCGTCCTCGGCAGCGGCGCCGACGCCCTCGCGCTGGAGGTCGACCGCTTCGGCGAGCGACTCGACGTGCTGACGCGGCCCCTCCCGGCCCTCGCCGCGGCGCCGGGCCTCGGCGGCACGGCGCTCCTCGGCGACGGCCGGGTGCTGCTCGTCCTCGATCCCCCGGCCCTGCTCGCCCTGGCGCTCGGGGAGGGCGCGGCGTGA
- a CDS encoding response regulator — translation MAETGPARILVVDDASLVRRYYREVLEAGGFAVDEAINGIEALERLLSGPYDLLVVDVNMPKMDGLTFLRALRAREAPLRGLPVLVTSTEAGAADRAAARAAGANLYLVKPIAAEVLRAHAAALTGQPS, via the coding sequence ATGGCTGAGACCGGACCGGCGCGCATCCTCGTGGTGGACGACGCGAGCCTCGTGCGCCGCTACTACCGCGAGGTGCTGGAGGCCGGCGGCTTCGCCGTGGACGAGGCGATCAACGGCATCGAGGCCCTGGAGCGGCTGCTCTCGGGGCCCTACGACCTCCTGGTGGTGGACGTGAACATGCCGAAGATGGACGGGCTCACCTTCCTGCGCGCCCTGCGCGCCCGCGAGGCGCCGCTGCGCGGCCTGCCGGTCCTCGTCACCAGCACGGAGGCCGGCGCCGCCGACCGGGCGGCCGCCCGGGCCGCGGGGGCGAATCTCTACCTCGTCAAGCCGATCGCCGCCGAGGTGCTGCGCGCGCACGCGGCGGCCCTGACCGGACAGCCGTCGTGA
- a CDS encoding CheR family methyltransferase, translating into MTLPAPSAIPALAEADLARFGEFVYRRTGLRFAPGQRGMVERRVAERMREAGTATFAEYFARLRADLDREVEHLINALTVNETYFLREEYQLRCLTASLMGLVTARKRPGDAVRIWSMPCATGEEPYSIAIWLLEHWPEVDRYEVEIVGSDIDTAALAAAARGSYGERALMRLTPDLVGRYFAPEAAARPGPRPGPRSPPRWRIIEELRRSVRFSPCNLMDRAAMAAEGRFDVVFCRNVLIYFDDASRRVAADHLYDALAPGGFVCLGHTESMSRISPLFRVCRLADAIVYQRPEQDDG; encoded by the coding sequence GTGACCCTCCCTGCCCCCTCCGCGATCCCGGCCCTGGCGGAGGCGGATCTCGCGCGCTTCGGCGAGTTCGTCTACCGGCGCACGGGCCTGCGCTTCGCGCCCGGCCAGCGCGGCATGGTCGAGCGGCGGGTCGCGGAGCGCATGCGGGAGGCCGGGACCGCCACCTTCGCGGAGTACTTCGCGCGGCTGCGGGCCGATCTCGACCGCGAGGTCGAGCACCTCATCAACGCGCTCACCGTCAACGAGACCTACTTCCTCCGCGAGGAGTACCAGCTGCGCTGCCTGACGGCCTCGCTGATGGGGCTCGTGACCGCGCGCAAGCGGCCCGGCGACGCGGTGCGGATCTGGTCGATGCCCTGCGCCACCGGCGAGGAGCCCTACTCGATCGCGATCTGGCTGCTGGAGCATTGGCCGGAGGTGGACCGCTACGAGGTGGAGATCGTGGGATCCGACATCGACACCGCGGCGCTCGCCGCCGCCGCGCGGGGCTCCTACGGGGAGAGGGCGCTGATGCGGCTGACGCCGGACCTCGTGGGCCGCTACTTCGCGCCGGAAGCGGCGGCACGCCCCGGGCCGCGCCCCGGGCCGCGCTCCCCGCCGCGCTGGCGCATCATCGAGGAGCTGCGCCGCTCGGTGCGCTTCTCGCCCTGCAACCTGATGGACCGGGCCGCCATGGCGGCGGAGGGCCGCTTCGACGTCGTCTTCTGCCGCAACGTGCTGATCTACTTCGACGACGCGTCCCGCCGGGTCGCCGCCGACCACCTCTACGACGCGCTCGCGCCGGGGGGCTTCGTGTGCCTCGGCCACACCGAGTCGATGAGCCGGATCTCGCCGCTGTTCCGCGTCTGCCGGCTGGCGGACGCGATCGTCTACCAGCGCCCGGAGCAGGACGATGGCTGA
- a CDS encoding HEAT repeat domain-containing protein, producing the protein MPLIRRDPPGCAPPGPAAPDDLTAPEPERRLAAIRALSGRREAAGALGEALGREGVPRVREALLSALIACADPQAAAALAAHLGAQDPALRNACVEALQDMPAAVLPLLPDLLADPDPDVRLLAAGVARAQPPETATRLLAGLLDGETHPNVCGAAVEVLAETGTALAVPALRAARARFSAEPFLPGAIDHVLSRLAEAP; encoded by the coding sequence ATGCCGCTGATCCGCCGCGATCCCCCCGGCTGCGCGCCGCCCGGCCCGGCCGCGCCCGACGACCTGACGGCGCCCGAGCCCGAGCGCCGCCTCGCCGCGATCCGGGCGCTGTCCGGCCGCCGCGAGGCCGCGGGCGCGCTCGGCGAGGCGCTCGGCCGCGAGGGAGTGCCGCGGGTGCGGGAGGCCCTGCTCAGCGCGCTGATCGCCTGCGCCGACCCGCAGGCCGCGGCGGCGCTGGCGGCCCATCTCGGCGCGCAGGACCCGGCCCTGCGCAATGCCTGCGTGGAGGCGCTGCAGGACATGCCGGCGGCGGTGCTGCCGCTCCTGCCGGACCTCCTCGCCGATCCCGATCCGGACGTGCGGCTGCTCGCGGCCGGGGTGGCGCGCGCGCAGCCGCCCGAGACCGCGACCCGGCTCCTCGCCGGACTCCTCGACGGGGAGACGCACCCGAACGTCTGCGGGGCGGCCGTGGAGGTGCTGGCCGAGACCGGCACCGCCCTGGCGGTTCCGGCGCTGCGGGCGGCCCGGGCGCGCTTCTCCGCCGAGCCCTTCCTGCCGGGCGCGATCGACCACGTCCTGTCCCGCCTCGCCGAGGCGCCGTGA
- the cheB gene encoding chemotaxis-specific protein-glutamate methyltransferase CheB, which yields MIRLLVVDDSALMRKVIGGIFAAEGDFEVASARDGVEALGMLKRFRPDVITLDVTMPGLDGLACLDRIMLERPCPVVMLSGLTAEGAETSLDALARGAVDVLAKPEGVASLTSDALAPTLVQKVRAASRARLSPALRLAARLRARHAGLEAPARREAPPLDPAPDPAPGPLAGLVLVGTSTGGPPALDALLSGLPAGFPWPIVVAQHMPGTFTGPLAQRLDRLSPLAVREVTRPTPLAPGHVYLGRGDADVIVTRRPAGLAVAPAPAHPDHPWHPSVDRLVESALAHLDPASLIGILMTGMGRDGARAMAALKARGGRTIAEAEESAVVWGMPGELVRAGGASRVVPLDGIAAELLTLVRPALVPASVVPPGGVPPCR from the coding sequence ATGATCCGCCTGCTCGTGGTCGACGATTCGGCGCTGATGCGGAAGGTCATCGGCGGCATCTTCGCGGCCGAGGGCGATTTCGAGGTCGCCTCGGCGCGGGACGGCGTCGAGGCGCTGGGGATGCTCAAGCGGTTCCGGCCGGACGTGATCACCCTCGACGTCACCATGCCGGGGCTCGACGGACTCGCCTGCCTCGATCGCATCATGCTGGAGCGGCCCTGCCCGGTGGTGATGCTGTCGGGCCTGACCGCCGAGGGCGCCGAGACCAGCCTCGACGCCCTCGCCCGCGGCGCCGTCGACGTCCTCGCCAAGCCCGAGGGCGTCGCCTCCCTGACCAGCGACGCGCTCGCGCCCACCCTGGTCCAGAAGGTGCGGGCGGCGTCCCGCGCCCGGCTCTCCCCGGCCCTGCGCCTCGCCGCGCGGCTGCGGGCGCGCCACGCCGGCCTCGAGGCGCCCGCCCGCCGGGAGGCGCCGCCCCTCGACCCCGCACCCGACCCGGCGCCGGGCCCCCTCGCCGGGCTCGTCCTCGTCGGCACCTCGACGGGCGGCCCGCCGGCCCTCGACGCGCTGCTGTCGGGCCTCCCTGCCGGCTTCCCCTGGCCGATCGTCGTCGCCCAGCACATGCCGGGCACCTTCACGGGTCCGCTCGCCCAGCGCCTCGACCGCCTCTCCCCGCTCGCCGTCCGGGAGGTGACGCGGCCGACGCCGCTCGCGCCGGGCCACGTCTATCTCGGGCGCGGCGACGCGGACGTGATCGTCACCCGCCGGCCGGCGGGCCTCGCCGTGGCGCCGGCCCCGGCCCATCCCGACCATCCCTGGCACCCGAGCGTGGACCGCCTGGTCGAGAGCGCCCTCGCCCATCTCGACCCCGCCAGCCTGATCGGCATCCTGATGACCGGGATGGGGCGCGACGGGGCCCGCGCCATGGCGGCGCTCAAGGCGCGGGGCGGGCGCACCATCGCGGAGGCCGAGGAGAGCGCCGTGGTCTGGGGCATGCCCGGGGAGCTGGTGCGGGCGGGGGGCGCGAGCCGCGTCGTGCCCCTCGACGGGATCGCGGCCGAACTCCTGACCCTGGTGCGCCCAGCCCTCGTGCCCGCAAGCGTGGTTCCTCCAGGGGGCGTCCCCCCATGCCGCTGA
- a CDS encoding chemotaxis protein CheW: MAEAGPGPAGGRVLLVGHGPGLVAVPAGLVREIRQPGPLTPCPGSPAPLLGLCAHRGLALPVLDLGRLLGREAAAPGRLIVAEAGDPVGLLVERVLGFAAAAGDAERLDLPGRLAALPAREAPRRAGLALARAQAEARAAAVGLLRLRAGGRPYALPLDAVEEVLRLPAEWFPAAGPAPGALGRMRRRGAWLPLLGLAALLEEEAGPPRPGSPVIVLRIGGAPLGLVAEALGPVLRLPDEAIDPLPRVLRRAGGALAAVARLDDGDLVPLLAPERLPRPEAAPDRAAPVPGAAREPVLAFDLAGTRYGLPAGALAEVLRWSGMITRLPHAPASCLGLIGRRGEALPVIDLRRLLGHPPGAAVPGRPILVLDGRERLGLMVDAVAGLGRDMRPAPDAAAGPPRRLDPAQLREAVARERRLPTGLPPGAAA, encoded by the coding sequence ATGGCTGAGGCGGGCCCCGGCCCGGCCGGCGGCCGCGTCCTCCTGGTCGGGCACGGCCCCGGCCTCGTCGCCGTGCCGGCCGGGCTCGTCCGGGAGATCCGCCAACCGGGGCCGCTCACCCCCTGTCCCGGCAGCCCCGCGCCGCTCCTCGGCCTCTGCGCCCATCGCGGCCTCGCGCTGCCCGTGCTCGACCTCGGTCGGCTGCTCGGCCGGGAGGCGGCCGCCCCCGGCCGCCTGATCGTGGCGGAGGCCGGAGACCCGGTCGGCCTGCTGGTCGAGCGCGTCCTCGGCTTCGCGGCCGCGGCCGGGGACGCCGAGCGGCTCGACCTGCCCGGGCGCCTCGCCGCCCTGCCGGCCCGGGAGGCGCCGCGCCGGGCCGGGCTCGCCCTCGCCCGGGCGCAGGCCGAGGCGCGCGCCGCGGCCGTCGGCCTGCTGCGCCTGCGCGCCGGCGGGCGCCCCTACGCCCTCCCCCTCGACGCCGTGGAGGAGGTCCTGCGCCTGCCGGCGGAGTGGTTCCCGGCGGCGGGGCCGGCGCCCGGCGCCCTCGGCCGCATGCGGCGGCGCGGGGCGTGGCTGCCGCTCCTGGGCCTCGCCGCCCTCCTGGAGGAGGAGGCCGGGCCGCCGCGGCCGGGGAGCCCGGTGATCGTCCTGCGCATCGGGGGCGCCCCGCTCGGCCTCGTGGCCGAGGCGCTCGGCCCGGTGCTGCGCCTGCCGGACGAGGCGATCGATCCGCTGCCGCGGGTGCTGCGCCGCGCCGGGGGAGCGCTCGCCGCGGTCGCCCGGCTCGATGACGGCGACCTCGTCCCGCTCCTCGCGCCCGAGCGCCTGCCGCGTCCCGAGGCCGCGCCCGATCGGGCGGCGCCGGTCCCGGGCGCGGCGCGGGAGCCGGTCCTCGCCTTCGACCTCGCGGGCACGCGCTACGGCCTGCCGGCCGGTGCGCTCGCCGAGGTGCTGCGTTGGTCCGGCATGATCACGCGGCTGCCCCACGCCCCCGCCTCCTGCCTCGGCCTGATCGGCCGGCGCGGCGAGGCGCTTCCCGTCATCGACCTGCGCCGCCTCCTCGGCCACCCGCCGGGCGCCGCGGTCCCCGGCCGGCCCATCCTCGTCCTCGACGGGCGGGAGCGCCTCGGCCTCATGGTCGACGCGGTGGCGGGCCTGGGGCGGGACATGCGCCCGGCGCCCGACGCGGCGGCGGGGCCCCCGCGGCGCCTCGATCCGGCGCAGCTGCGCGAGGCCGTGGCGCGCGAGCGGCGGCTCCCGACCGGCCTCCCGCCCGGGGCGGCCGCATGA
- a CDS encoding methyl-accepting chemotaxis protein, whose translation MALVKKAKLAARETAGNPARDETAPAQPPAPRPAPRPAIHQKATERLAAATQELAAGLGEASAAAEELRRAMEEIAGGAAEAAGAAQESLAAVTTMAGRLTEARARADLSRQRTHAFQALLIEANTQVTGSVAAIRASAERQSGIVAIVDALDRGAATIGEVTGAVGYVAEQTNLLALNAAIEAVRAGAEGRGFTVVADEVRALAETAESHARDVLPLAEAIRAEVREIGATVRAAASRAADEAAAGTRVAHALDEARSGLGVVAEGAQAILAAAVEAETMVREAERGAGQTAAAAEEQSAAAAQAQAAVGQQTASLDESQATAQALSDLADALRRRRGRREGAAEIAGASETLAATIQELSGTATQILAAVDQISRGTAIQSAAARQSSAAMVEVERGAGRTRESAAAALARVAALAGTIREIRGILDGLAAAVARSLAETLAGLERVAALEGHNRRIETIVDTLALVAVQISMLAVSGAIEAARAGEGGQGFAMVSGDIRALAREAGASAERIRGTVRAIQDGAAAIRRALEQVGAAAEAEVLRNRALMESLDAVAQDVDALERANAAIAEGADEILLAARETAQGAAQIAAAAEQADRAASEAATAARQQARAAEDLAAAVEEIAALSEALRGANG comes from the coding sequence ATGGCGTTGGTCAAGAAGGCGAAACTCGCGGCCCGGGAGACCGCCGGGAACCCGGCCCGGGACGAGACCGCGCCCGCGCAGCCCCCCGCACCCCGCCCGGCGCCGCGCCCCGCGATCCACCAGAAGGCGACCGAGCGCCTCGCCGCCGCCACCCAGGAACTCGCGGCGGGCCTGGGCGAAGCCTCCGCGGCGGCCGAGGAACTCCGGCGCGCCATGGAGGAGATCGCGGGCGGCGCCGCCGAGGCCGCGGGCGCGGCCCAGGAATCGCTCGCCGCCGTCACCACCATGGCCGGGCGGCTCACCGAGGCCCGCGCCCGGGCCGACCTCTCCCGCCAGCGCACCCACGCCTTCCAGGCGCTGCTGATCGAGGCGAACACCCAGGTCACGGGCTCGGTCGCGGCGATCCGGGCCAGCGCCGAGCGCCAGAGCGGCATCGTCGCGATCGTGGACGCGCTCGACCGCGGCGCCGCCACCATCGGCGAGGTCACGGGGGCGGTCGGCTACGTCGCCGAGCAGACCAACCTCCTCGCCCTCAACGCGGCGATCGAGGCGGTGCGGGCGGGGGCGGAGGGGCGCGGCTTCACCGTGGTGGCGGACGAGGTGCGCGCCCTCGCGGAGACCGCAGAGAGCCATGCGCGGGACGTCCTGCCCCTCGCCGAGGCGATCCGGGCCGAGGTGCGGGAGATCGGCGCCACGGTCCGGGCGGCGGCGAGCCGCGCCGCCGACGAGGCCGCGGCCGGCACCCGGGTCGCGCACGCCCTCGACGAGGCGCGGAGCGGGCTCGGGGTGGTGGCGGAGGGCGCCCAGGCGATCCTCGCCGCCGCGGTCGAGGCCGAGACGATGGTGCGGGAGGCCGAGCGCGGCGCCGGGCAGACCGCCGCCGCCGCCGAGGAGCAATCCGCCGCCGCCGCGCAGGCCCAGGCGGCGGTCGGGCAGCAGACCGCCTCCCTCGACGAGAGCCAAGCGACCGCCCAGGCCCTGTCGGACCTCGCCGACGCGCTCCGGCGCCGCCGGGGCCGGCGGGAGGGGGCCGCCGAGATCGCCGGCGCGAGCGAGACCCTGGCGGCGACGATCCAGGAACTCTCGGGCACCGCCACCCAGATCCTCGCGGCCGTCGACCAGATCAGCCGCGGCACCGCCATCCAGAGCGCGGCGGCCCGGCAATCGAGCGCCGCGATGGTGGAGGTGGAGCGCGGGGCGGGCCGCACCCGGGAGAGCGCCGCGGCGGCGCTCGCCCGCGTCGCGGCCCTGGCGGGGACGATCCGGGAGATCCGCGGGATCCTCGACGGGCTGGCGGCGGCGGTGGCGCGGAGCCTCGCCGAGACCCTGGCCGGCCTGGAGCGCGTCGCCGCCCTGGAGGGGCACAATCGCCGCATCGAGACGATCGTCGACACGCTCGCCCTGGTGGCGGTGCAGATCAGCATGCTGGCGGTGAGCGGCGCCATCGAGGCCGCCCGCGCCGGGGAGGGCGGCCAGGGCTTCGCGATGGTGTCGGGCGACATCCGGGCGCTCGCCCGCGAGGCCGGGGCGAGCGCGGAGCGCATCCGCGGGACCGTGCGGGCGATCCAGGACGGCGCCGCCGCCATCCGGCGCGCCCTGGAGCAGGTCGGCGCCGCCGCCGAGGCCGAGGTGCTGCGCAACCGCGCCCTCATGGAGAGCCTCGACGCCGTGGCGCAGGACGTGGACGCGCTGGAGCGCGCGAATGCCGCGATCGCCGAGGGCGCCGACGAGATCCTCCTCGCGGCCCGCGAGACCGCGCAGGGCGCCGCGCAGATCGCGGCCGCCGCCGAGCAGGCCGACCGGGCCGCCAGCGAGGCCGCCACCGCCGCCCGCCAGCAGGCGCGCGCCGCCGAGGACCTCGCCGCCGCGGTCGAGGAGATCGCGGCCCTCTCCGAGGCGCTGCGGGGGGCGAATGGCTGA
- a CDS encoding FkbM family methyltransferase, whose protein sequence is MAPTGGPTVRPRGTAAAIGRSLRLYHGPGAPRDAMDALYGRFLRPGDLAFDIGAHVGDRVASFRRLGARVVAVEPQAGPLRALRLLHGRDPGVTLVAAAVAEAEGEVTLAINRRNPTVSSASAEFVAAARGAPGWEGQVWDEAAACPATTLDRLIARHGAPAFVKIDVEGVEDRVLAGLGRPLPALSFEFTTIARGPARRALDRLDALGPYRVDYSLGEEHRLRLGRFVPVAAMRGILEDLPHEANSGDVYAVLAA, encoded by the coding sequence ATGGCGCCGACCGGAGGCCCGACCGTGCGACCGAGGGGAACTGCCGCCGCCATCGGGCGCTCGCTGCGCCTCTATCACGGGCCCGGGGCGCCGCGGGACGCCATGGACGCGCTCTACGGGCGCTTCCTGCGGCCGGGCGATCTCGCCTTCGACATCGGCGCCCATGTCGGGGACCGGGTCGCCTCGTTCCGGCGGCTGGGCGCCCGGGTCGTCGCCGTCGAGCCGCAGGCCGGCCCGCTGCGTGCCCTGCGCCTCCTCCACGGCCGCGATCCGGGCGTGACGCTCGTCGCGGCGGCCGTCGCGGAGGCGGAGGGCGAGGTCACCCTCGCCATCAACCGCCGCAACCCGACGGTCTCCTCCGCCTCGGCGGAATTCGTCGCGGCGGCGCGCGGGGCGCCCGGCTGGGAGGGTCAGGTCTGGGACGAGGCGGCGGCCTGCCCGGCCACGACCCTCGACCGGCTGATCGCCCGCCACGGTGCCCCGGCCTTCGTGAAGATCGACGTCGAGGGCGTCGAGGACCGGGTGCTGGCGGGGCTGGGCAGGCCGCTGCCGGCCCTCTCCTTCGAGTTCACCACCATCGCGCGCGGGCCGGCCCGGCGCGCCCTCGACCGCCTCGACGCGCTCGGGCCCTACCGGGTCGACTACTCCCTCGGCGAGGAGCACCGCCTGCGCCTCGGCCGCTTCGTCCCGGTCGCGGCGATGCGCGGGATCCTGGAGGACCTGCCGCACGAGGCCAATTCGGGGGACGTCTACGCGGTCCTCGCGGCCTGA